A single genomic interval of Cucumis sativus cultivar 9930 chromosome 7, Cucumber_9930_V3, whole genome shotgun sequence harbors:
- the LOC101205617 gene encoding probable sodium/metabolite cotransporter BASS3, chloroplastic, whose product MSAISLCSSPLPFLSHLPIKPSRKPKLYSSDYCHCLSVSCSLTRLWPSSHCSTSKNWKPLCNGALSTFACSTSPFIGRVGSRIRLGNFSLLSFGLNSNAAAAAEGAGGDSSQLLSALLPFVVAATGISALSWPSTFNWVPKDLYAPALGGIMLSIGIKLSINDFALAMKRPVPLSVGFVAQYVLKPALGVLIARAFGISPMFYAGFLLTACVGGAQLSSYASFLSKGDIALSILLTSFTTISSVLLTPLLTGILIGSVVPVDAVAMSKSILQVVLLPVALGLVLNSYAKPIVAILQPVMPFVAMVCTSLCIGSPLAINKSQILSIDGARLVLPVLVFHTMAFTLGYWASKIPIVRQEEEASRTISLCTGMQSSTLAGLLATQFLGSTHAVPPACSVVVMAIMGLCLASFWGSGSKIRDLPSLLVQKTSSIASA is encoded by the exons ATGTCCGCCATATCTCTTTGCTCTTCTCCGCTTCCCTTTCTTTCGCACTTGCCCATCAAACCTAGTAGAAAGCCAAAATTATACTCATCAGATTATTGCCACTGCCTTTCCGTTTCTTGTAGTCTCACCAGATTGTGGCCTTCTTCTCACTGTTCGACGTCCAAGAATTGGAAGCCGCTATGTAATGGAGCTTTGTCCACGTTTGCTTGCTCCACTTCGCCCTTCATTGGCAGAGTCGGGTCGCGGATTCGGCTGGGTAATTTCTCGCTGTTGTCCTTTGGATTGAACTCCAATGCAGCGGCCGCAGCGGAGGGTGCCGGTGGCGATTCGTCCCAGCTTTTATCAGCCTTGCTTCCTTTTGTGGTCGCGGCTACAGGAATTTCAGCTTTGTCTTGGCCTTCTACTTTTAATTG GGTTCCTAAGGATCTCTATGCCCCAGCTCTTGGTGGGATAATGTTATCTATTGGAATTAAGCTTTCTATTAATGATTTTGCTCTAGCAATGAAGAG GCCTGTACCGCTTTCTGTTGGGTTTGTTGCTCAGTATGTTTTGAAACCAGCTCTTGGTGTATTGATAGCAAGAGCATTTGGGATATCTCCAATGTTCTATGCAGGATTTCTTCTTACAGCTTGTGTTGGAGGGGCTCAGCTGTCAAGTTATGCCAGTTTCTTGAGTAAAGGAGATATTGCCTTAAGTATTCTCCTTACCAGCTTCACCACCATCTCTTCCGTGCTTCTAACACCTCTATTGACTGGCATTCTGATCGGTTCGGTTGTTCCAGTTGACGCCGTTGCCATGTCAAAGTCAATACTGCAG GTTGTTCTTCTTCCGGTCGCTCTTGGACTCGTTCTTAATTCTTATGCAAAGCCAATCGTAGCCATTCTTCAGCCTGTGATGCCATTTGTTGCAATGGTCTGTACTTCATTGTGTATTGGCAGCCCCCTTGCTATAAACAAAAGCCAAATTTTATCGATCGATGGAGCCCGGTTGGTTCTTCCAGTTTTGGTATTTCATACAATGGCATTCACTTTGGGATACTGGGCATCAAAAATCCCAATCGTAAG gcaagaagaagaagctagCCGAACAATTTCACTATGCACAGGGATGCAAAGCTCCACTCTAGCAGGGCTTCTTGCTACTCAGTTCCTCGGGAGCACTCACGCCGTTCCACCCGCGTGTTCCGTCGTTGTCATGGCCATCATGGGTCTTTGTCTAGCTTCTTTCTGGGGAAGTGGCTCTAAAATCAGAGACTTGCCATCTCTTTTGGTACAAAAAACAAGTTCGATTGCCAGTGCTTGA
- the LOC101205852 gene encoding uncharacterized protein At5g01610 translates to MFPPFSILFLWFSFLYFTSSMADPHSLNSYYSRSNSFYDVLLSHGLPKGLLPKGITDYQIDADTGRFVVFLDRECNAMFENQLHYETNVSGTLSYGKIGALSGISAQDLFLWFPVKGIRVDVPSSGVIYFDVGVVFKQFSQSLFETPPVCVPNSKSQHRKIGNGNQFVKMA, encoded by the exons ATGTTTCCCCCTTTCTCCATCCTCTTCCTCTGGTTCTCTTTCCTATATTTCACTTCTTCAATGGCGGATCCTCATTCTCTTAACTCCTACTACTCACGCTCCAACTCATTTTACGATGTTCTATTGTCTCATGGTCTCCCTAAGGGCTTACTTCCTAAGGGTATCACCGATTACCAAATCGATGCCGATACTGGAAGATTTGTCGTGTTTTTGGATCGGGAATGTAATGCCATGTTCGAGAATCAACTGCATTACGAGACTAATGTTTCTGGGACTTTGAGTTATGGTAAGATCGGTGCCTTATCTGGGATTTCAGCGCAGGATCTCTTCTTGTGGTTTCCTGTTAAAGGGATTCGTGTTGACGTTCCTAGCTCTGGCGTTATTTATTTCGATGTTGGTGTTGTTTTCAAGCAATTCTCTCAATCTCTCTTCGAAACCCCACCTGTTTGTGTCCCTAATTCCAAG AGTCAACACAGGAAGATTGGTAATGGGAATCAATTTGTGAAAATGGCTTGA